From Nicotiana tabacum cultivar K326 chromosome 22, ASM71507v2, whole genome shotgun sequence, one genomic window encodes:
- the LOC107787933 gene encoding UDP-glucuronic acid decarboxylase 2, with the protein MASELIYRGPESQPVPDVYTPKPDKPWLSVIRPVRYLLREQRIVFLFAGIAIASLIFALLPSSRSGSLNYANNMIYDSYLPSESTQPQVAHRMIYQNRPGFGSFNSGGKIPLGLQRKGLRIVVTGGAGFVGSHLVDRLIARGDSVIVVDNFFTGRKENVMHHFGNPRFELIRHDVVEPLLLEVDQIYHLACPASPVHYKHNPVKTIKTNVVGTLNMLGLAKRVGARFLLTSTSEVYGDPLEHPQKETYWGNVNPIGVRSCYDEGKRTAETLTMDYHRGAGVEVRIARIFNTYGPRMCIDDGRVVSNFVAQALRKEPLTVYGDGKQTRSFQFVSDLVEGLMRLMEGEHVGPFNLGNPGEFTMLELAKVVQETIDPNAQIEFRPNTEDDPHKRKPDISRAKELLGWEPKVALTKGLPMMVQDFRQRIFGDHKENTSSATTA; encoded by the exons ATGGCTTCTGAATTGATCTACCGGGGACCGGAATCACAGCCGGTTCCCGACGTTTACACTCCGAAACCAGACAAGCCATGGTTGAGTGTAATTCGACCCGTTCGTTACTTGTTACGCGAACAACGCATCGTTTTCCTATTTGCAGGCATTGCTATCGCCTCTCTTATTTTCGCCCTTTTGCCCTCGTCTCGTTCGGGCAGCTTAAATTATGCGAACAACATGATCTACGACTCGTACTTACCCTCCGAGTCGACTCAGCCACAGGTGGCTCACCGTATGATCTACCAGAACCGACCCGGATTCGGTTCGTTCAATTCGGGCGGGAAGATCCCGCTGGGCTTGCAACGTAAGGGTTTGAGGATCGTAGTAACCGGTGGTGCCGGTTTTGTAGGTAGCCACCTTGTGGACCGTTTGATTGCTAGAGGTGATAGCGTGATCGTCGTTGATAACTTTTTCACCGGTCGCAAAGAGAATGTTATGCACCATTTCGGTAACCCTAGGTTTGAGCTCATTCGACACGACGTCGTTGAGCCACTTTTGCTTGAAGTTGACCAGATCTATCACCTTGCTTGCCCTGCTTCCCCTGTTCATTACAAGCATAACCCCGTCAAGACTAtt AAGACTAATGTGGTGGGGACATTGAACATGCTGGGATTAGCTAAAAGAGTCGGTGCGCGGTTTTTGCTAACGAGCACCAGCGAGGTGTACGGTGATCCATTAGAACATCCACAGAAGGAGACATACTGGGGCAATGTTAATCCCATcg GTGTCCGAAGTTGCTACGACGAGGGAAAGCGAACGGCTGAAACGTTGACTATGGACTACCACAGAGGTGCTGGCGTCGAG GTGAGGATTGCTAGGATCTTTAACACCTATGGACCTCGTATGTGCATTGATGATGGTCGCGTTGTCAGCAACTTTGTCGCTCAG GCCTTAAGGAAGGAGCCTTTGACGGTTTATGGAGATGGGAAGCAGACAAGAAGTTTCCAATTTGTTTCAGATCTG GTTGAGGGCCTTATGCGCTTGATGGAAGGAGAACATGTTGGACCATTCAACCTCGGAAACCCTGGCGAATTCACAATGCTTGAACTTGCTAAG GTGGTACAGGAAACCATTGATCCAAATGCTCAGATTGAGTTCAGACCAAACACAGAGGATGACCCACACAAGAGGAAGCCTGATATCTCAAGGGCTAAAGAGTTGCTTGGTTGGGAACCAAAAGTAGCTCTCACGAAAGGACTGCCTATGATGGTGCAAGACTTTAGGCAACGTATTTTTGGTGACCACAAAGAAAATACTTCTTCAGCCACCACAGCTTAA